From a region of the Pseudoclavibacter endophyticus genome:
- the greA gene encoding transcription elongation factor GreA, translated as MTDTAGATWLTQETFDRLQAELEELSTKGREEIARRIEEAREDGDLKENTGYHAAKDEQGKIEARIRELEQMLKVANVAEAPQASGIVENGTVVLATVGGREQKFLLASREVASQTDLRVYSVESPLGAAIAGLKVGERTTYEAPSGKQVEVAILDVETFTP; from the coding sequence ATGACCGATACCGCAGGCGCAACTTGGCTCACCCAGGAAACCTTCGACCGCCTTCAGGCTGAGCTGGAAGAGCTCTCGACGAAGGGGCGCGAAGAGATCGCCAGGCGCATCGAAGAGGCCAGAGAAGACGGCGACCTCAAGGAGAACACCGGGTATCACGCCGCGAAAGACGAACAGGGCAAGATCGAAGCGCGCATCCGCGAGCTCGAGCAGATGCTGAAGGTCGCAAATGTGGCGGAGGCACCTCAGGCGAGCGGCATCGTCGAGAACGGCACCGTCGTGCTCGCGACCGTCGGCGGACGCGAGCAGAAGTTCCTGCTCGCCTCGCGCGAGGTCGCCTCGCAGACCGACCTGCGCGTGTACTCGGTCGAGTCGCCCCTCGGCGCCGCGATCGCGGGCCTCAAGGTCGGTGAGCGCACGACCTACGAAGCGCCGAGCGGCAAGCAGGTTGAGGTCGCCATCCTCGACGTCGAGACGTTCACCCCGTAG
- a CDS encoding DUF4307 domain-containing protein — protein MTSAVDERPDRFGRDGDEGEPDDAVTPERALLVARYGRGPRRAPDRARRQWPIVSVAVVAVLTAATVAFWGLGQAQQGADSTIETRVTAFRVPADNLAEADLSISVQTGYDLACAIEVQNPQHLIVGWRIIELDASEQRTRPVTVQVRTTQPADTVLVNRCWIP, from the coding sequence GTGACGTCCGCTGTCGACGAACGCCCCGACCGGTTCGGACGAGACGGCGACGAAGGCGAGCCGGACGACGCGGTCACCCCCGAGCGGGCGTTGCTGGTCGCCAGGTATGGCCGGGGCCCGCGGAGGGCGCCGGATCGTGCGCGCCGGCAATGGCCGATCGTGAGTGTCGCCGTCGTTGCCGTTCTTACGGCGGCCACGGTCGCGTTCTGGGGGCTGGGCCAGGCGCAGCAGGGCGCTGACAGCACCATCGAGACACGGGTCACCGCGTTCCGGGTGCCCGCCGACAACCTCGCAGAAGCCGATCTCAGTATCTCGGTACAGACGGGATACGACCTCGCCTGCGCGATCGAGGTGCAGAACCCGCAGCACCTCATCGTCGGGTGGCGGATCATCGAGCTCGACGCCAGCGAACAGCGGACGCGGCCCGTGACCGTTCAGGTCCGCACGACGCAGCCGGCCGATACCGTCCTTGTCAACCGCTGCTGGATTCCGTAA